DNA sequence from the Paenibacillus azoreducens genome:
AATTTGGGTTCAATCACTATCAGTTGGAAAGAATTGAAGCTTTAATAGAACCTGCAAATCTCCCGTCGCAAAAATTGGTAGAGAGGCAAGGTTTTACAAGAGAGGGTCTATTAAGACATTATGAATATACATGTGGTAAATTTGATGATTTATATTTGTACTCAATCTTAAAAGGAGACCTTAACCTTATTTAAGGAATGTATTCAACAAATACCAGTTAATATGAGTTATATGATTATTCTAGAAAAAGGCGTTGTAATGAAATAAAAAGGAGAAAACATTTTTTATATGTCTTCTCCTTTTTTTTATGAATTTTATAGTTAGGTCTTGATAACTTTAAGACTGCTTTTTTGTACGATGTTCTTCTTATTAGTGAATTGCGCTTTTCTCGAAATTTCCGCCCAGCACGTCCGATACACTTTCGATTGCGATAAAAGCTTTCGGGTCAATTTCCTGGACGACGGCTTTCAATTTGGCAAGTTCAAGCCGGGTCACCACGCAATAGATCATTTGCGTATCTTCCCGCGAATACCCGCCGCGCGCATAAATGAAAGTGGTCGTGCGTCCGAGGCGCGCCTGAATCGTTTCGGAGATCTCTTCATATTCGCTGGAGATAATCGTAACCGATTTGGATTCGTTCAAACCTTCAACCACGATATCCATGATCTTCGAAGCCATGTAATATGTAAAGATGGAGTACATCGCGGAATCCCATCCAAATACAAACCCGGCGATGATAAAAATAAACACGTTCATGATCATAATGAGTTGGCCGACCGGAATACGCGTTTTTTTGGAAAGAAGAATAGCAACGATTTCGGTTCCGTCAAGCGAGCCGCCAAAACGGATTACGAGGCCGACGCCAAGACCAAGGATCAGGCCGCCGAACAGGACGGCAAGTATTTTTTCATTGGTAAAAGGACTGACATCATGCAGAAGCTGCGTCGTCACGGACATGACCACAATGCCGTACAAGGTGGAGATGGCGAAGGTTTTGCCGATCTGTTTGTAACCGAGAAATAAAAACGGGAGATTGATTATAAAAAGGAAAATCCCGAGCGGAATGGATGTAATTTCGGATAATACGATCGAGATACCAGTAATGCCGCCGTCGATGATGCTGTTGGGCACCAGGAAAACTTCGAGCGCGACAGCCATCAAGATGGCGCCGGCCGTAATAAAAATAAATTTTTTCAACAAATCGACGGGAGAAAGTTTCCTATGCGTTTTTGCCATTCAAATTCCTCGCTTCCAGAAAAAGTTTGATGTTAAACAACTTAGTTAATATTATAAAATAATTTAAAGATAATCTCAAAACAGATATCCAAAAATGCATGAGGATTGGTTCTTCAGGCAACAATAGGCAAGCAACACCATTTATCATGCCGTAAAGGAGCGAGCATCATGCAGTGGGTTTATTTCGGAAAACTGTACAAGACTAGATTTCAGGCAGGCTGCTTGGCGAAAAGGCTGGAACAGAACGGTTGGATTTACGGATATGACGATCCGCGGCTGGTAGAAATCTTTCGTTCGCGCAGGGGGAGATATGGGGTACGCTTTATTCCCTAAGCTAACAACACCGTTGAATTTTTTAATGGTATTAGCGATCTGCCGTGCGCGATGAATCCTATAAAAAATGAAGAAAGCGCAGTACAACAACATATATTGAACTTCCTTAAAAAAACACTTGACGTATTACCTACTTATGCTGTATATTAATTCTTGTCGCTAATTTAATAATACTAATGACGCGGGGTGGAGCAGTCCGGTAGCTCGTCGGGCTCATAACCCGAAGGCCGCAGGTTCAAATCCTGCCCCCGCAACCAATCCTTCAGCCATTATTTGAACGAATACATATTTTGATTGGGGCCCTTAGCTCAGTTGGTTAGAGCGGTCGGCTCATAACCGACTGGTCGGGGGTTCGAGTCCCTCAGGGCCCACCATAAAAATATGACCTTGCCGGGGTGGCGGAATTGGCAGACGCACAGGACTTAAAATCCTGCGGTAGGTGACTACCGTACCGGTTCGAGCCCGGTCCTCGGCATCCAGCAAGAAATCGCGATTACATCAACGTTAAATGTCCGCTAAATAGCGGGAGGTCCTGCGTAGTTGAAGCACAACTAAGCGTAGGTACACAGGACCCAGCAAAAAACGCCTCATCTCCGTTTATACGGAGAGAGGCGTTTTTTGCTGTGACAAGAGTTCGCAGTATAAATATTAACATGCAGGCTGCACTCAGCGGTTCTTATCCCCCATTACGGCAGAGGAAGCCAGTCAATGACGCGTTTGATTTCCTTGTCCCAGAAACTCCATTCGTGGCCGCCAGGGCCTTCAGAATATGTATATCCAGGCAGGTCGGGTTGCTCTGCGACATAGTCTCTGAATTTCACGTTCTGCTCATATAAAAAATCCTCCGTGCCGCAGCTTTGATACAGCTTCAAATGCGATAATTTCGCTCGGTTGGCCTCATTTGCCAGCCAGAACAGATCCAGTGGCGTTCCTTCGATCGTTTGCCCCGCGAAAATGGCATCAAAATCTTTCATGTTCGCCCCGAACTGCGCCTGATATCCTGCCAGATCCATCACTCCGGAAAAGGATGCCGCCGCCGCGAATTGTTCAGGATAATTAAAGGCCCATTTAAAAGCCCCATATCCGCCCATGGAGAGTCCTGCCACGTAATTTTTCCGGGGATCGGTTGATAATGGAAAGAAGTGCCTCATTTTTACAGGCAGTTCTTTGGTCAGGAATGTCCAATAAGCGTTTCCGTAAGTCATATCCGCATAAAAACTGCGTCCAACCTGAGGCATCACGACGGCAACTCCCCGCTCGTTTGCATAACGTTCGATAGAGGTTTGGCGCGTCCAGCAGCTGTCGTCATCCGACAGGCCATGAAGCAGCCACAGGGTCGGATAGGTGATATCGGCCAGCGAATCCGGATGGCTCGGATCTACATATTTTTGCTCCGGCAGAATGACGTGAACGCTGGTGGTCAGCTCTAACGTATTCGAGAAGAAACGGGTTGAATGCAAAGACAATGATTCCATCTCCTTTTTGGCAAGTAAGGTTTGTTTGCTCATAGTTTGCCATAAGGCGTATATCAGTGTAAATGCTTTTATTATGACGGTACGGTCTTTTTTCTGGTCTCCTGTTTGCAATATACCGTTCTAGGGTATTCTA
Encoded proteins:
- a CDS encoding YitT family protein, with translation MAKTHRKLSPVDLLKKFIFITAGAILMAVALEVFLVPNSIIDGGITGISIVLSEITSIPLGIFLFIINLPFLFLGYKQIGKTFAISTLYGIVVMSVTTQLLHDVSPFTNEKILAVLFGGLILGLGVGLVIRFGGSLDGTEIVAILLSKKTRIPVGQLIMIMNVFIFIIAGFVFGWDSAMYSIFTYYMASKIMDIVVEGLNESKSVTIISSEYEEISETIQARLGRTTTFIYARGGYSREDTQMIYCVVTRLELAKLKAVVQEIDPKAFIAIESVSDVLGGNFEKSAIH
- a CDS encoding alpha/beta hydrolase, which produces MSLHSTRFFSNTLELTTSVHVILPEQKYVDPSHPDSLADITYPTLWLLHGLSDDDSCWTRQTSIERYANERGVAVVMPQVGRSFYADMTYGNAYWTFLTKELPVKMRHFFPLSTDPRKNYVAGLSMGGYGAFKWAFNYPEQFAAAASFSGVMDLAGYQAQFGANMKDFDAIFAGQTIEGTPLDLFWLANEANRAKLSHLKLYQSCGTEDFLYEQNVKFRDYVAEQPDLPGYTYSEGPGGHEWSFWDKEIKRVIDWLPLP